In the genome of Podospora pseudocomata strain CBS 415.72m chromosome 7, whole genome shotgun sequence, the window GAAGATACTCCTTTGCGGCGTCGAACTCGCCATTGACCGCGCAACCGCCGACGaacaccagcagctccgatcagaacagcagcagtaaCCTCCCGAGCACGCGAGACCTTCAGCGATATGTCGGGGCCTATTTGCGCTACTTTCACCCCCACCTGCCGTTTGTCCACGTTCCGACGCTTTCGTTCGAGACCTTGCCGCAATCAGCTAACGGTCGAAACAGCGGCATTGGCGGGAGTGGGTGCTTGCTTCTTTCCATGGCGGCAATTGGTGCCTTGTTTGAGTTGGAGCATCAGGCGTCGATGGAGTTGTTTGGGTTGGCCAAGAAAATGATCCAGTTGTACCTCGACGAGCGGAGGAAAGCGAACGTAAGAAAGGCAGAGTCTATCCGACGAACTCCCCTGTCGGACCAGAATTCACATCAGCAGGACCCTTCCGTCGAGACTCCCGTGTGGTTGGTACAGGCAATGCTTCTGAATGTCGTGTATGGTCATAATTGCGGAGACAAGCGGTCCGGAGAGATAGCGACCACCCATGCCGCTGCGTTAGTAAGTCTTGCGCAAGGAGCCGAGCTCTTGCGGGCACCGCGACCCGAGCCTGCCAAAGATGTTGACATGATGGATGTGGATGCCGCTTGGAACGGAACTGCGAGGAAGGAAGCTGACGAACAGGTCGAGTGGCTGCGCTggaaggcggccgaggaaaGAAAACGTACTCTCTATGCTGTCTTTATCCTTTCTAGTCTTCTGGTGTCGGCATACAATCACACTCCGGCTCTGACCAATTCCGAGATCTACCTCGACCTGCCCTGCGACGAGGAGTTCTTTGCTGCTGAGTCTGCCAGTGTCTTCCAGTCAAAAGGCGGCGCCCCCGCGGCAAACCGTAATCGCATGACGTTTCATGAGGCACTGGGTGAGCTGCTCCGCACAAAcgagaaggagcagaagaaTCTGGCTCTCAAGAACGTTCACCAGCCGTTTGGCACAGCGGTTAATATCAACGACCTGCCCAAGAGCAACCTGAAACCTAGCAGCTTTGGCTGTCTGATCCTGATCAATGCGTTGCACAATTACATTTGGGAGACGCGCCAGCGACACCACAACAAGGTGTGGACCAACGAGGAGACGGAAAAAATGCATCGGCACATCGAGCCAGCCCTCCGGGCCTGGCACGCGGCCTGGGCAAGtaaccctcaccacagccCAGAGCGTCCCAACCCTTTTGGCCTGGGCCCTCTCTCCGCCGACGCCATCACCATGCTTGACCTAGCCTATGTGCGCCTCTTTGTAAACCTGTCACGGTCCAAAGAGAAGTTCTGGCAGCGGGACTGGGACGGCatggccgaggagctggcAAGAGGGTCGGAAATCATACAGCATGCTGAGCATTCTCCGGCGTCCAACACCGATTCGGCCGCCACGGAGCAGTCAGATGCATCTGGAGTAAGCCCACACTTTGTCGACTCCCCACTAACGCAAACCTCATCTCCTGACTTTGCCGCGTCCAAGTTCTCGCAGTCTGGGACAATCAACCCAGCTGCCGTGACACaatcccagcagcagcagcagcagcagccttcgGGCACTCGATCCACAACGCGCAGGGAAAAGCATCTGCGGAaagcagccttcttcgccgccgaGTCCCTCTCGGTTTCGGACAAGCTCGGCGTGACTTTTGCCAATCTGACCAGTCGCGAATTGCCGCTGCAATCGACTCTCTGTGTGTTTGACTGCGCCCAGGTCTTGGCAGAATGGGTGGCGACGTTGCAGGACCGGGTTGGGCGTTATCTTGGGATTCTGGGCCGAGACAGTGTTGATCTCACACAGGTACCTGCCATCATGCTtcttgaagaggaggacctGAAACTGCTGGGCAAAATCGACAGCATCATTCGTGGCGCCGAGACGAAGATGAATCAGGACATGGCTGGTGGCGATGCTGCGGTGACGGGCATGGATGGCAAGCCTCATCTCGGCGACAGTCCCGGCTACGCCGCGAATCTGCTCAGAGTCACTGCCTACATGTTCGACAAAGCCGCTGTATGGCCAGGTGTGTACAGAACCGTTCCTTTCGTTGCCAACCGTGAACCTCTGCTAACTAAACGGCCTGTAGTAACTCGCCTGATCACCGCCTGCCTGGAAACTCATGCTGGTCATATGCGAGTGCGCGCAGAGAAATCGGTCATGGTCCACGAATGAACTTTTGGTTGCAGCCTTGCCGACTGGCATGAGATTGACTGCAGGGCTCGGGTGCTGTAGCCCCACGTTTGCGTTATGTTACGACCACCATTTCTGTACGACATTGATACCCTTTTATGTTCTGTCGGCTTTCATATCTTCATTCATGTTGTCTGTACACTTACACTTTGCCGCTCCATCATGGCATCCTCGACTTCAACAGTCTTACTAGGCGGATGGATCCAGAagggagatgagggggatggcATGATCTTTTGCGGTATACGGTGCCTGATGGCCGAGGTGTGCTGGTTGGCAGGCTTCACTTTTGCGGAACTAGCTCTCTCCTAACACTCCCACACGAGCACAGTCCCAAAAGCCATGCGCGGCTCGGCCTTTTTGCTAGGACAACGCGggttttctttctttcaaGGCATGGTatggggaggaaaggggggcgggggcggggcgTATCTCGTTTACTTTATTTCCCCCAACACATATGATGCTGTATGGAGATCCAAGGGGCAAAGATTCACAATCATATTGTCTGGACACGACGACGCGCTATGAAGATGAAACAACATTACTTACGAATTTGACGGGATGGGGGCGCTTGGGAAAAGGTTTAGGGaaaggttttggagggggaaatCGGTTCAACTCTGGGAGCTTGTATCATTTAAACAAGGACACTCGCTGGtttggctgtggctggccaagaaggaagcCGAGCAGGCCCAGGAAGAAATGGTCCTAGTGGTTTTCCCTCGAAATAAGGGATTTGTGTCGGGTACAGTAAAATAGTAAAAGTAGAGAGGGGAGAGACAAAATCAGAGAGCAATAAATGTGTGCCTGAATACTATCTTGGCGAATCTGAGACCCTTCTTGCATAACGGAAAACGGCTGGTAGGGGTTCACTTTTAGTGTGAACAGTTCAGACGGTTAGTACCCATCACTCGCAGACAGGTGAAGCCGATTGGTGGTCGGTTGGAGAAGAGACTCGAGTCGGGAGAAGGGATGATGTGTACAGCAACGGTCTTGCTGTACCGTTGTAGACAAGTTCTCAAAAAGCGTGGCTCCTTGTTGGCGTTGGGTTTGCCGTCTGCTGGGATTCCGCCTCGGCGCCCCCCTTTCttaattttttttgttggcaAGTGTGGGGTGGACATGTgagctggtgttggggaaATCGGGAAACCCCTCTTCGTCGAGCCAGTCGGAGTGAAGCGATTGCAGCAGCCCAACCTGGTTGAAACTGCCAATTGGGATTTCGATGTTCATGGTGCAGATCCACATGGAGGCCAGATGGTTTGAAGATCCAGGGTCTCCGGGGGAAGTTGGATCTGGCATTCTGGGTGCCAGAGAACATGGCATTTTGCTTTGTCTCCAAAAGGGACTGTCTGCTGTGAAACACCAACGTCTGCCACCCGCGTTCTTTTGTGTTGCATGTTGCATGTGTGCCGCTGGGGTGCCTCGTCACTTGCCAGCAACCCGCGTGTCAGTCAGTCAATGCCCAGTGACCGCCTTTTTGCTCTTGAACTCTATTTTTTTATACTGGGGCCCTTATCGAGATGGGTCCAATCAGCGGCGTCAATTCCAACGGCAAAATGGGTTTGGTTTGCAATCTTAATCGCGTCCTGGCACCGTAGCACACGCATATCGCCCGCACCAGCTCCAGCCAAGGGGACCCGTTCTTTTGAGGCTAGATTCGTTTTCTGTTGGCCTGGGCCTGAGCTGGGGACCAGACAAAAGAGGACACACGTGGGGCTCGCCGGCCAGAGGGGCAGGGAAGACATGGATGGCACTCGTTGACAGACACGCAGCCAGATGCAGGGTCCCTGTCAGTTTCGAACGagagtaaaaaaaaaaaaaatgggaGAAAAACGGACAGTTGCTGGCTGGTGGTCCCCTGGTGGTCCCCTGTTGCAGGTTTCGCTCGAGCGGGCGGTGGAAGAAGTTtaattcctcctcctctccctctttttctcgcccgctttccccccttccctccccttctctttCCTTTCTCATCTCCCCCATCGCCTCTCCGTCTTCGTGGATTTGGCTCTCTCCCCCCAGATCCATACAATCAGCCCAAGATGGCGACCgctatcaccaccaccgagaccagGAGTCGCAAGGCCAACGGCGGTGCCAATGGCGTGCTCAAGACCAAGGTGGTCGAGTATCCCGACATTCAGACCATCCGCGATGCCATCCCCGCCCACTGCTTCGAGCCAACCATCCTCCACTCGATGGCTTATGTCTTCCGCGACCTCATCATGGCCGGCGCCCTTGGCTGGGCTGCCTTCACCTACATCCCCCAGATCAACGACAGCATCGTCCGCGGTCTTGCCTGGGCCCTCTATGGCTACCTCCAGGGCCTCGTGCTGACGGGCGTCTGGATCTTGGCTCACGAGGCCGGCCACGGCGCCTTCTCCAAGCACCAAAACTTCAACGACGTCGTTGGCTGGGTCCTCCACTCAGCTCTCATGGTGCCCTACTTCTCCTGGAAGTtctctcaccaccgccatcaccgtTTCACCGGCCACATGGAGAAGGACATGGCCTTCGTCCCCGCTACCAAGGAGGACCGCCAGAAGCGCCGCCTTGCCGACCTCTACCTCGACCGCGAGCTCTTCGAGGACGTCCCCCTTGTCCAGCTCGTCAAGCTCATTTTCCACCAGCTCGCCGGCTGGCAGATGTACCTCTTGTTCAACGCCACCGCCGGTCCCGCCAGCAAGCAGCGCGAGGGCGGCTGGCTCCGCGTCAGCCACTTTGAGCCCACCAGCGCCGTCTTCCGCCCCAGCGAGGCCGTCtacatcttcatcaccgaCGTCGGTCTCGCCATTGTCGGCTACTGCCTCTACCTCGCCTCGACCATGGTCGGCTGGAAGATGGTGTTCCTGATGTACGGCCAGGCCTACTTCTGGGTCCACCACTGGTTGGTCGCCATCACCTAcctccaccacacccaccccgACGTTCCCCACTTCGACGCCGAAAACTGGACCTTCGTCAAGGGCGCCCTCGCCACCGTCGACCGCGACTTTGGCTTCGTCGGCCGTCACCTCTTCCACGGCATCATCGACACCCACGTCGTTCACCATCTATTCCCGTAAGTTTGCTCCTTTGTCAACCCTGCTGTCTCTTCGGCACTCCTGGCTAACAATCTCTTGTCCAGCCGCATCCCCTTCtacaaggccgaggaggccacCGAGGCCATCAAGCCCGTGGTCGGCGACCTTTACCACCAGGAGAAGGGCTCGTTCCTCGGCTCGCTCTGGAAGACCTTCACCACCTGCAAGTACGTCGAGGCCGACCCCACCGTGCCGGGCACTCTCAAGTGGGCCGAGAGCAAGTAAAGAGCATCTCTTTTCGCTCTTGATATCATTATTTCTGCTCTTCCTTGGAAAGGGGCCAAGTCCCCAGGGAATGAGAATGATTAGGGATTCATGATGGGAGGCTGGTTTGTATATACCCCAACGGCAACACAGCGACGGAAGGAGTTCATCCcattgacgacgacgaagacgagaaATatacaaaacaaacaaaattAGAGCGGGTAGAGAAATAGACGATAGAGactcgaaaaaaaaaacagctACAAGAAGGGGCTAGAAGCAGTTAGACAGTCGAGCGAGCATTGCATGCTGAGCGAGCGGGATAATATAATTGTTATTGGAACCACAACACTCATTTGTCAGGGTAAGCTGACTTGTCCATGTTGAGAAATTACCCCGCAGATAAGCATGTTACACAGCCAGCATTGATCGGACTTTGGTATAATTAAGGGAATATATACAAATTCATTCTCACAATACATCTAAACCTCCTTCTATCCTTTTCTTCGTCTCAACCCTTCACTTGCAGTCTCATTCCCCGAGTTGGCACCCAAGGTTGACTCGCTCCCCTCGTACCGAAAACTGAAGTCGAccacaccaaccaacccactcACCGCCTTGACCAGCCCCTCCAGGTCGTCACATACCAGTGTGGTGCATACCTGCAGCACGGCAAACTCTGCGTATCCCGGCTGTTCCATATTTCTCGGATCCAGTAGATTCACCTCAACCGGCCTTCTCTTCCTTGGACGGCCGCCATCGTGGTGCTCAGGGATGTGATCAAGTTTGTGGCTCGAACGAGTGGTGCGCTTCCGCAGCAACCTGTCCTCGTCGCGGTCATCTCTTCCTGTTCGGGAGTCGACTAGTCTGACGGGGGCGCCGTCCGACTCAttgtcttcatcatcttcttcgcccGGTCCTTCCTCGGAGCCattgtcctcgtcgtcgttggcaTGTTTGGGGTAAGACTTGGATGACGACAGCGTCATCAGCCGTCTCGTCATCTCGTACGGCCttggcaagggcaagaaagGGGGTAGCCTCTGGCCTGACAATAGAGAGTTCGACAGTAGCGTCAATGTGGACAGAATTGAGTGATGTGTTGGTCTCAGAGTGCGCAGAACCTTGGCGAGAGCGTTGAGCCATTCGCGGCTGCGGATATGGGTttcatcgccatcctccccgtTGTGTTCTTTCGATGTGGCGTGATAAACACGCGTAGGGTGCATGAGCGTGTAGCTTATAAGGGTGAGGTAAGCCATAATTCTTGTGCTTCCCGCAATGATGTCGTCGTAGGCTTCGCGGGGAAACTTCCCCCCTATCGTAGGCTCCCATCGCTGCCACTCGGAATGCTGCATCATGGAGGGGACCAGCATCATGACCTTGCCAAAGATTTTACGGCTAATCTTGTGAAGCTGATGTGCTGGCGTCCCGGGAATATCAACATCTCCAGCCGTGTCGTCCAGATTGGACCGAAGCGTGCTGCTGATAACACCGAAGTAGTTGGCTACCAGGTAGAGAGTTGCTGACAGATCTCTTCGGAGCCAGGTGCGATCTGTCAATGGGGATGGAAATATCGTCCAGAAAAAGGCAACGAGACTGCCACCTGCCACGCAAGCTAGACGATACGGAGCGAGCAAGTATGTTGGATACCAGGGCTGCCCTGTTCGTTCGGCAATCTCCTTTCCAAGTCGGATAGTCTGAAGCTCATACCCGATAATGAGTACTTGGGTGACGATGGTGATCATAATGGCCGGAATGAAACGAGGGTATTTGAGGAAGAAGTAGTAGctgatgaagacgaagaacCACATGATCACAATGGCGCCGGCGGGCCGTTCATCGACGATATACCATATGATCAGGGACAACACCATAGCTATGACTGTGCCTCCAACTCGGCAAAGGAAGCCAAAAAAGGACTGGCCCGATGCTGTTGATGTTAGTCAGTTCAAACTCGACATGGCTGGCCGAAGGGATAGCTTACTCATTGTCATGCCAAGGGCGATTATGATCATGGCCCAAACCAGTCTTTGTTCCATAAAAAAGCGCTGGGTTTCTTCGAGAAAAGCCACAATCCCAACCGTCATGGTAGCACAAGCTACTCGAAACCCAAACATGGACTCTTCGGATCCCAAAAAAGCAGAAATCTTGCGTAGCCCATTGCCAAAGTGCTGCCAAGCTGTTTCTGGTGGCAGGTGCTCCGGATCCTTCTTTCGGTTGTAGCCATCTCCAAAGTATACGATGGTGTTTCTGGTCTCTGTGAGATCTGGCGACTCTTCCCCTGACGAGTCTTCGTTGTTGAATACCGAGAGGAATAATTTCTTTAGCCGTTTATTCGAGGGTATGATGACCCTATTTCTAGACATAGTCCCATCGGCCACCTTCTTGTCAGCAAACGCGACAAGTGCTTGAACGGCCTCGCCTGAAGCGTGCATCAAATTCTCCATATAAAGAACAATGTAGAGCTGGGACTGATCTCGCTCTCGCTGCTCCGTCAAGTGTTCTTCTCCATACCCGTCTTCATTGTCCTCGAGGCGAAAGCCGCGTTCTCTGACCCAAGTTCTTAGCAGTTCTCCTTTTTTGGAGTAGAAAGCGGCAACCTTTTCATCCATGACTTTGGCAAGTCTGGGATCGCCGGGTCGAACCTGTTCGCCTTGGGCCTCAACATCTCGTGTCCGTTTTGGCCGTGGTAACAATCCTAAGCAGAGCCCAGCATGTTCCAGACCTTGATCGATAGCTCCAGACAAAATCTCGAACGGCTCATGCATTTGTTTCATGACCTCGTTCCAAaccctcttttctttttctttggcaGCAATCTCGTCTTCAGACAGCTCGTCTTCATTGCGAAGACGGTTCCACCCACGGTGTTCCGACACTCTCTTAAAGATGTCGATGATGGTCATCATCCCAAGCCTGTCCGTTCCGGTCAGCTTCCGAGAGGCGTGAGAGAAATTAAAGCGTAGAGGTACTTACACCGGAATGTACACATTCCGAAACAACGAAAACAACTGCCCAATATCATCCCCGTTCAGTTTTCCCCAGGCAAAATCTCTCTTGGCAAACGGTATATCAGCATGCAGCTTCCCCGCCAGCTGCCTCATCTTATCACCAGTCTCTTTCAGCTGTTTTGCAGCCCTCTCTTCCTTggtcaatctcctcccatTCTCTTCTCTTGAACCCGTTGCATGGCTTGCGACAGCAAACATGTCCTCTTTCTCCAGTGACACCAGATACTCCCTCTGTAATTTTActgtcctcctcaacaacccaatcGCGCCCTCAAACTCTttgaacaccaccaaccGACTACTCATGGGAAAAACAAAGAGATtgacggcaaaagccaatgCTAGTGCCACGAGCATGGCCGTCAACAACTCCCTGACAAACTTCTGTGCCCCGGTAGTTGTTGTCATGAAAGGTCCGTAGGTGGCCGCGACATTGACAAAGAtgctgaagatgatgacgggCAAGTTGAAGGCCGGCAGCTTGGCCCTTACTACATTCCCCAGCCAAATGCCAAAGAACAGCCAGACGGCGCAGACAGCCGACTGGCTAGAGTTATATGGTACCATGGTCAAAGCCTGCCCACCCCCTGTTCCTGACGCTGGACGCGGAGCAGAAGACCTGGTGTTTTCTCGGGCCTTGACGGCCGACCAGAGTGCCAGCATGGAGATGGCGGCCCCGAGGCAGACGGAAAAGAGGTTCAGGATCATGTTCATGAGAAACTTTCCCCTCGGGAGAATGGCCAGGGCGAGAACGCTGACGATGGGGACGAGGTAGCCGAGAGTGGTGAAATAGGCGGTTATGGGGGCGGCTTGGTACATGGCAATGGCGATTGTTGGAGGTAGTGACCCCTTGAACATGATGATCAAGGTACCGGCATCGAGTCCTAACCTGTTCGCCAGCCTGCCCACCAAGCTTGGCTTTTTGTCTCGTGGCCCATGGTCGTCTGGCACAGCAGCAGTGTTGTGGTCGACATTGGCACCGGGTGCATTTTCGTTTCTCGATTTCGGTACCGGTGGTGTATATGAAGTCGCTTTTGGatatgtgtgtgttggaCCGTCGAAAGGGCTTTCTGCGTCGATtatcttccccccctcctcctcgcagGTTTGTCGTTGTGCTTCATTACTGTCCATGCCAGCTTCGTCTCGGGCGGTCAATCGGGGATGTCGTCCCAAGTTATCGGacggagaaaagagaaaggcgCCATTGTTTTTTTGGGCGATTATTCAGGGACAAGGACAGAGGTGTGGTGTAACTGCGTCATGGATGCCGCTTTCCCGGAATTCCATGTTACTGGCCGGTGGAGCCATGTGGAGACGGAGGTTTTACAGCGGATTCCAACCAAGCCCCAGCCGGGTTTGAGGCGGGACACTCCGCTGTCACGAAGTTGCTCCAGGTGGTATGTTCGAGAGGATGCGATTTTGCAGGCGAGCACAGACCAGACACACCAGCTATATATTGTCGGCCATCCTTTGCATTTTACTTGatttcctcttttcttcttcagctctcTCTGCCTTCTGGCTTAGATCAAGTGTAGTATCTGTTATTTTCAGTTTAATATCTGAAACTGCTCCAACGGAGCAGACCCTTGATTATCataatatttttttttttatctcGGCTAACTGTCCTCTGGGCATGCCCATGACGGTTGGTCACAGTGTCCCTGGTCTTACACTGCCTCCAGGTGATGCGAACCCTTTTTCATTGCACTCTCGGGTCCTGCTCGAGCTGCGAGGAAGAGAGTACCtacacctacctaccagcAGTGCTTCTGGatggccaccaccaggccGACAGTGCCCCGGCCTGAACACACGCCTGGCCAAGACCCGtggaacaagaaaaagaacaaatCGAAGAAGGGCGATCCAAAACACGTTTCATGTTGCACTTGTGCTCTCTTGGCTCGGGTTACACCTGCAGCACATTCATCGTCACTAACTAGCCAGTTGTTCTATTCAGAAAGCTTGTCTGGTCTTGTCATCGCTAAAACCCCACTAAACAAGCCATGATCGGCAAAGCACCtctcgtggtggtggtctcggtgCCGGGCACGCCCGGATCAACACGATGCCGTGTGAGCGTCGCCCGAGATGCCTTCTTGCAAGCCTGCGTGCATTACGTCTTGGCTCTTGCTCGATAGAGAGAGGTCTCATCCGGCCATCCGTTGTGTGACGGGAGCCTCACAACAGTGTCGTATAAGTGTTCGCTCAAGCCCACTCCCGAGAAACGATAGAATATCGCCACAAAATTCTTCGTTGGGCAGCCTGGCCGGTTCTATTTGGAGCAGTTGCCCATTTGTCCGACCATCCTCCAGCACTGAGTTTCATGTCGGTGTAGAAGGCGAGCGGCGCGGAGGGCCATCCAACACCTCTCACCCTGCTACACCTCAGCTCTCAGCAACACTCAAGCCTCATTCACCGCAGCCTGGTTTGACCTGCTCTGCTCGCCCGCCAAACCGGGCGGCCTTGGTTGGAAGGGTGCAGACAGACAAACCTAAACCTCTGCTCCTgctgttttctctttttttctttcgtcTTTTAGATTTTGTTCTTTCTCGTCTTTGTCTTCTCTTTGGCTATGTGCATCGGTTCTTTACCGACATCAATCACCACGCCGACACACCCTCCGACACGCCCTCCGACGACTCCCCGAGTCTCGCCCCTTGATAACTCGCAAGGTTAACGATGCCAGTCTATTACACACCTCCCCCGACCCCCCCACCTGCCATcccttctccatcacctccgccatcaccgcccctAGCCCTCCCGGACCCAGATTCCTACCCACCCTACCCCTCCTCACACTCCTCGCGTTCCCGTTCCAAGTCAACCAAatcctcactctcctcctcttcttcttccaagcCCAAACACAGCCACTCCTCCGACAACcacgaagaaggaggccaCAAGATCCCCTACGTCTTCCTAGGCTCCATagccgccgcctccttcctcgcaCACAAATACTGGCCTAAAGGTTACGTCTACGGCGACAAGGAAGACTGGGAGCTGTCCAAATACGAGAGAAGGGCCAGGGAGAAATTGCAGGCCGCAAAGGCCGCCAAGAGGGGCAAGGTAAACGAGAGGGAAGTTAAGAGTTACAgtcccccaccaccggcgcAGGACGGCAGGGAGGCGAGAAGGGGTGGGTATGCCTATAAAGGGCCACCTCCGGTATCCCACAGGAGGGAAGTGTATGAAgaacaggaggaggggggggtgtaCAGCAACCCCGGAAGTAGAAGAGGAAGCCTGAAAGGTGCCGCCCCCCGGGGAAGAATCGATCCGAGGGGTTActacaacgacgacgacagagAGTATACCAGAGGTCTCACCAAatacaccaccactccctcaaTCCTACGGAGTAAGAGCCAAAGCGGGAGAGACCAATTCTATTCTGACGTTGTGCCCTCTCGGGACCgatcccttcctccccgtcgCGCCTCCTCTGTTGCGAACGAAGAATATTACATGACACCGGCCATCGGTCCAGCGGCCAGCCGGAATAGAGATAGTCACTACCCCCCGCCACCTCCGCGAAGTTATGTTTctgggagggagttgagcAGACCGAGATACCTGATTGAAGAGCCCCGAGATGGACCGCCCCTGCTTGCCAGGCCAGAAAGCATGAGGGGTAGAGAGTTGCAGAGGAGGCCATACTatgatgaagaggttgtAGCCCCGAGGGTTCCGAGAGAAGAGGTTGTGTATGTGTACCGGGATGCGCCATCAGCAAGAAGCAGAAGGGCGTCTGTTGACCTGGGGGCTGGGAGGAACAGGGCATTTGACTGGGATTATCGGTGATGTTTCTGATTGCTGCCTGCTTCTCACGTCTCAACAGTCTAATATCTAGCTAACCAGGTAGTCATTGATCATTTGACTTTTGTGTCCATTTTACGCCATCTACTTGCTTttgcccccccctcctctgtTGATCCTTTTGCGATATGATGTTTGTCTGTGCCATATAAGACGCGAATGCTTGCTACCTAGATGTGTCCCATCCATGTCGGCTACAATCAGAAGCGTCCGCATATGCCTAATCCCCTTAAACCCGTGTTTCAAAAAATAATGTAACCTGTTGCTGAGAACTGCATGAGCATGTTCTAGAACACTCTTGAAGCTGCTCATACTTCACCTGCCGTGTCCTCCTCATCTACAACAATTTTCTGGACTTTGGGCTTTTTACCCCGTTTCTCCACGGCCTTCTTCGGCTTGACTGGAGATGCTTCGGGAGACGTCCCTTCCCCGACAGAGCTCTTCATCGGACTCCTCTTCAGCGGACTTGGCGGAATTGGAAGCTCGTCAAGATCCAGCCCGGGGTTCCATCCCTTCCCGCCTGTCCTGGCTACCAAATAAGG includes:
- a CDS encoding hypothetical protein (EggNog:ENOG503PGKV), which produces MPVYYTPPPTPPPAIPSPSPPPSPPLALPDPDSYPPYPSSHSSRSRSKSTKSSLSSSSSSKPKHSHSSDNHEEGGHKIPYVFLGSIAAASFLAHKYWPKGYVYGDKEDWELSKYERRAREKLQAAKAAKRGKVNEREVKSYSPPPPAQDGREARRGGYAYKGPPPVSHRREVYEEQEEGGVYSNPGSRRGSLKGAAPRGRIDPRGYYNDDDREYTRGLTKYTTTPSILRSKSQSGRDQFYSDVVPSRDRSLPPRRASSVANEEYYMTPAIGPAASRNRDSHYPPPPPRSYVSGRELSRPRYLIEEPRDGPPLLARPESMRGRELQRRPYYDEEVVAPRVPREEVVYVYRDAPSARSRRASVDLGAGRNRAFDWDYR